TATTCTTTTTCAGATTTATCCTTGCTCTCAACTATCTTCCTTGCTATCTTTCTACAAATTGAAGCTATCTCTCTTTCTAAGTTTCTAACGCCTGCCTCCCTTGTATACTCTCTTATGATCTTTTGAATAGCTTGCTCGGTAATCTTAACCTTGTCTTCGCTTAAACCATGCCTTTCAAGCTGCTTCGGTATAAGGTGCTTTAAGGCTATCATTATCTTTTCTTCTTCCGTATAGCCAGGTATATGAACAACCTCCATCCTGTCTAAAAGAGGCCTCGGAATAGTATAAGTAACATTAGCCGTTGTTATAAACATGACCTCTGAAAGATCAAAGGGAACCTCAAGGAAGTGATCACTGAAAGAGTGATTCTGCTCAGGATCCAATACCTCAAGTAAAGCAGCAGCTGGATCTCCTCTAAAATCCACACCTATCTTGTCAACCTCATCAAGGAGAAACACAGGATTTTTAGTACCTGCTTGCCTTATCTTCTGTATGATTCTTCCCGGAAGAGCTCCTACATAGGTTCTCCTATGCCCTCTTATTTCAGCTTCGTCCCTAACACCGCCAAGAGAAATTCTAACAAACTTTCTATTTAAGGCTCTAGCTATAGAACGCGCTAAAGACGTTTTTCCAACTCCTGGGGGTCCAACAAAGCATAAGATCTGCCCCCTCATTTTTTTAGAGAGCTTTCTAACAGCTAAGTACTCCAAGATTCTCTCTTTTACCTTTTCGAGGCCATAATGGTCTTCATCAAGTATTTTAGCAGCTCTATTTATATCAAGCTTATCCTTAGTTCGTTTAGCCCAAGGAAGGGATACCAACCAATCAAGATACGTTCTGACGACTGTCGCCTCAGCTGTCATAGGAGGCATTTTCTCGAGACGTTTAAGCTCCTGCATAGCCTTTTCCTCAACCTGCGAAGGCATTTTTGCCTCTTTTATCTTCTTAGCATATTCCTCTATCTCTTCAGCAAACTCATCGGTTCTACCAAGCTCTTTCTGAATAGCCTTTAGCTGTTCTCTTAAGTAATATTCCTTTTGAGTTTGCTCCATCTGCTTTCTAACTTCCTCATGTATCTTCTTTTCAAGCTCAAGAACCTCAACCTCTCTAACAAGAAGGGATAAAAGCTTCTTAAGCCTATCTTCTGGAAGAATCGCTTCTAGTATCTGCTGCTTCTCTTGAAGCTTAATATGCATGTTAGCAGCAATAATGTCAGCTATCCTACCAGCATCGCTCATACTCATAATGGTAATCATTATCTCAGGCGGAACCTTAGGATGAAGCTTAACATATTTTTCAAATTCGGAAATCACATTTCTTAAAAGAGCCTCTACATTAGGAGAGTAAGGAACCTCTAAAGATATAGGAGTTACTCTCGCCTCAAAGAAATCATCGGTCCTTAAGATATTATCTATTCTAACCCTCTCCTTACCCTCAACAAGAACCTTAACGGTGTTATCAGGAAGCTTAACCATCTGATGAATGTGACAAAGCGTCCCTATACTGTAAAGATCCGACGGTTTAGGTTCCTCAACTTTCGGATCTTTCTGTGCTACTATAACTATTAACCTGTTACCAAGCATAGCAACCTCAAGAGCCCTTAAAGATTTAGGCCTTCCCACAAAAAGTGGAACAACTATATTTGGAAAAACTATAACGTCTCTTACAGCAAGAAGAGGCAAAATCTCT
This genomic window from Synergistota bacterium contains:
- the lon gene encoding endopeptidase La is translated as MDGFLPQVKMQEILPLLAVRDVIVFPNIVVPLFVGRPKSLRALEVAMLGNRLIVIVAQKDPKVEEPKPSDLYSIGTLCHIHQMVKLPDNTVKVLVEGKERVRIDNILRTDDFFEARVTPISLEVPYSPNVEALLRNVISEFEKYVKLHPKVPPEIMITIMSMSDAGRIADIIAANMHIKLQEKQQILEAILPEDRLKKLLSLLVREVEVLELEKKIHEEVRKQMEQTQKEYYLREQLKAIQKELGRTDEFAEEIEEYAKKIKEAKMPSQVEEKAMQELKRLEKMPPMTAEATVVRTYLDWLVSLPWAKRTKDKLDINRAAKILDEDHYGLEKVKERILEYLAVRKLSKKMRGQILCFVGPPGVGKTSLARSIARALNRKFVRISLGGVRDEAEIRGHRRTYVGALPGRIIQKIRQAGTKNPVFLLDEVDKIGVDFRGDPAAALLEVLDPEQNHSFSDHFLEVPFDLSEVMFITTANVTYTIPRPLLDRMEVVHIPGYTEEEKIMIALKHLIPKQLERHGLSEDKVKITEQAIQKIIREYTREAGVRNLEREIASICRKIARKIVESKDKSEKEYKVTAQNLHLYIGPPKFRYGVAEEKDEVGIATGLAWTEVGGEILLVEAVTMKGKGKLTLTGNLGDVMQESAQAAVSYIRSHAKEFSIRDDFYRNLDIHIHVPEGAIPKDGPSAGVAMLTALVSVLTGYPVRKDVAMTGEITLRGKVLPVGGIKEKVLAAHRAGINVVILPKDNEKDTLEIAPDIRKKIRFCFVEKMNEVLDIALIKNERREEALGQCLSA